Within the Sarcophilus harrisii chromosome 2, mSarHar1.11, whole genome shotgun sequence genome, the region TAGGGTTTAAAAGGGACAACACAATAGAATAGAAAAGCATGTATGAAGCGCctgctgtgtgccaagcacttAGCTATAGATACTCCTAGAAAAGCCAAGACTGTCTATTCTCAAGGATCTCGTAGTACATTAGACAATAGCTCCAAATCAGATAGTAAGGGCCAccattttgttttacttaattttaattggcattttgaaaaattttcttcagttacatgtAAACAACTTTTTTTggcattatacatatacattcttttttttatatatatttccttatgaatccttttgggagggaggaaaaaatcagaacaaaagggaaaaccacaagagaggggaaaaaaagaaaagggaaattaaaagaaaaagggggaaaaagtgagcatagcatgtgatttacattcagtctccatagttttctctttggatgtggatggcatccaaagtttattgggattgccttgaattactgaaccattgagaagaaccaagtctgtcatagttgatcatcacccaATCTTGCTgatgccatgtacaatgttttcctggttctgcttatttctcttagcatcagttcatgtaaatctttccaggtctttccaaAACCGTCCTGCTCagcatttcttatggaacaataatattccatcatattcatatatcataacttattcaggcattccccaactgatgggcatccgctcaatttccagttctttgccattacaaaaagctTCTTGCACATGggagtccttttccttcttctctgatttctttgggatccagacccagtagagacactcctGTCACctgtcttctctcttccctcccttatcTGGTTAGTTGGTTATGTTTTCTATTCTATTAATAGAGAATTGGTTCCTGATTAGTTTTTGCTTCCTCTCTAACCTTCCAaatcacagtaaaaaaaaaagtatagctgAGGAAGACACTGACTAGAATGTCCCTCTGCTTCCAAGACACTTGCAGGAGCTCCCTGTGACTTCTGCACTTTCCAACTTAGCTGTCCAGTCTTAGTCTCCTAAATCAAGACTCTCCCTTGAACTGCCCCAGAGCAATGTCAGCTCCTAGGGCCTCCACAAGCCTGACCAACTAGTAACTGAAGTATCCCGGGTTCCCCCATCATTCTTTTTGAGTCACTCCCCATTAGCTTTATCCAAAAACTTACCTtgaacattgtatatattttgagtAAAAACAGCTTCTTTAGcgtttctccccatcccctttgCCTTTCTAGTTGCTCTTCCCTGAGCTATCTTTGTCACTGCTCCTATGGTGGTCACCAGAGCCATGGAGCTGCCATTGTGCTTAGAGGTTGTCCTAAGTTTGTCTTGTTTGGGGCTCAGTGGCAGCTTCTGCACAGGAGTGAGGTCACCTTTTGTGTTCCCTTTTGGTGAATGTGGCACACTGGCTCTGGCTGGCCCATGATGCCTCCTGTCCTTTGCTCCCTTAGGTGACTCTTGCAAAGATGAGATCGCACACTTCTTCCTGTGTGAAGATTCAAGAGCAGATGGCCAGCTGTCCCAAGTTTGTCCCTGTAGTGCCGACGTCCCAGCCCATTCCCTGGTGAGTCGCCCCAGCTGGGCTTTCGATTTCCCTTTGGTGATGTGAATCCCAGTGGTCCCTTCGGGAAAGGAGATGGGGAGGTAAGTGACAGGATCTGGGTCTGCAGGTTAAATTCTTGAGCTGGTGGTTCTGAGCTCTTCCCTTAAAACAAGCCTTGAGAGTAGGAAGGGTAGAAGCCCTGCTCTCCAGGCAGTCTGCCTCATGCTCTTGACTCAGAGCCTtagtttttcccatttttccatgGGGGCAATGACAGCTTGGTccatatacataataaaatcGTGAAGGGAGCCCTTTATATGAGTTGTTGTTAATTCTGGATCTGAGGCTGATCAGTGCCTACAGGGCAAGGGAAACAGCCACATGGTCATGAAATGTTGCTGTTATTAAAAGAACGGCTGAGAGGGACCATTTGGCCTGGCTAGTAAGTACTTAGGCTGCCATATGGGGCAGCAAGTGGGAGTTCCCCTTTTTTGGTTCCTTAGAATATGAGCTGGGCCCAGTCTCTAAAGCCTCTAAGGGATGAACAGCTTAAGAGGGTAAGAGTTACACTTGTTAATTGAGGCCTGATAGAGAAGGCAGGAGATTCCCAGGGGGATCTGCTCTTGGGAGACAGTTTCCCAGAGCAGGGGGCCACTCAGGGCCCAGCAGATTCTAGTTGGGCCGGTCTTCGGCTTCCGAGGAGAGGCATTTATTTCCCCTAATCCCTCAGCCTAGGCGGTTCTGGTTTCTGCCTGGCTAGCTGGGGAGGGGGCAGCATCATTAGCGGCCCCTGCAAAGAAGGGAGTTTGGGAGCCTTGGGAAAGAAGGCAGAAGAGCAGGGTTCAGTGGCATCTGTCCCCAGAAAAGAGGGGGCCCTTGTGAAATGGGCCAGAGGCCACAGGACAGGCCCTCCGATGGGGGAAGCTGCTGGATGGTGACAAGAATGTTCAGGGGAGGATCTCTGATACCAGCCCTGCCCCCGTGGCTCCGAGCCAGGCTGTCGCGCCCCTaactccctctcttctcctccctcctgctCAGCAACATCCCAAACAGATCCACCTTTGTCTGTCCATACTGCGGAGCTCGAAATCTGGACCAGCAGGAGCTGGTGAAGCACTGCATGGAGAACCACCGCAGTGACCCCAACCGAGTGGTGAGTGGGCAGCGTGCCAAGCATGGGATGCCAAGGGGCAGAAGCAGTCCCTCTCGCTGGCCGGGGAGGTTCTGGGGGGCCCTCCTTGTTGGCTTGTCTACGTGTAGGGGGAAGGGCATGGGGACCGTTTGGGGGCAGCCTTTGTGGAGCTTTCCCGGAAGCTTCGGGGACAGCAAAGGGTCTCTGCCCCCCTTCCCCTCAGTCCCCACCTGCTCTGTTTCAGGTCTGTCCAATCTGCTCCGCCATGCCCTGGGGGGACCCCAGCTACAAGAGTGCCAACTTCCTGCAGCACCTCCTCCATCGACACAAATTCTCCTATGACACCTTTGTGGTGAGTGCCTTTGGCCcccgggggggagggagggggtgagTCAGTAAACAtgaagcacctgctgtgtgcggAGCCGGGGACACTGCGAGACAGGGGTCCCTGCCCTCGGAGCTTAGCGTCTAATGGGGAAGGAGGCACGGGGGGCTTCAGAACGGCCGGGGCCACAGTCAGAGGGGAGGGGCCCCTCATCTCCCTTCATTGGGTTAGAAGGACAAGGGCTCCCTGAGAGCAGATGCCGGGACAGACGGCCCTGAGCAGAACTGTCGGGGATGCAGCTTCTGGGCCCGGGCCGGCCCCGCTCCCACCAACCAGGAAAGAGGCAGGACTCTGCTTGGTCTCATCCCTATTCCTTCCCCTGCCCTGTGGCTGGGGGCAattcccccccccgcccccctcctTCTGGCTCAGGGCAGTCACGGGAAGGCCTCGGAAGCCAGAGAAGGCCCCAGCTGTGCCCCCTGCACCACCCCTGGCCCACAGGCTCTCCCTGACTTATGTCCTCCTCCTTTGGGCTGCGGTCCATTGGCTTTTTAAAATGACTGATTCCCCCTCCACAGGGAAAGCCCTGGGGCCTAAGCCCCCCTGAGTGTGGCCACTAGAGGGCGGTTGGGGCCCCTTAAAAGGCTGAGGCTCTCAGCTTGGGGAGGAGCCTGGGGAGTGCAAGCCCAGGCCGGCTCCCAGACCAAGCTGGACTCCTGTCTTCCCTCCCCTCAGCTTCCCACGTAGCTGCCATTAAGATGCTGAGTCATGGCCCCTTGCGGCTTCCTGACCTTCCCACTCCCTTCAGTATTCTCACTAGCCCTGGCTTGTTGGAAGAGAGCAGACCGAAGGGCTGGGGGTCAGTCCCTGACATTTCTAAGCCCCCCTAGTTGTAGAAGGGGAGGGGGCCAGGCTCAACAAGGTTGACTAGAGCTGAGGCTGGAGCCTCTGGGGCGACTTACTGGTAGCAGAGGGTGAAGGGCTGCTGGAGCAGGGACCCAGCCTCTGGGTGCCCTGGGTGGCCGTGAGATGAGGGTGAGATGAGGGCCTGCTGTTTGTATGGTGTGGGACAGACCTTGAAAGGCCTGCcatgggagggagggggggctGCTGAGCAGGGTCTGGGGGCCCGGGTGAGGCTGCAGCAGCTACATCCAGCACCGGGTCACTCACTGGGCCTGGGTTCCCCTTTGTTGGCCACATTTACCCTGAGTTCGTTGTCTTTAGGTCTGCCTGCCGGGTCAGTAGGGATAGCTCTCCATGCCCGGCAGCATTTCTCACACTCATTCTGACCTCAGCAGCAGAGTTCTCATACATCAGCTTACTGGGATTAGGGAAAATGTCTTCCAGTTGCTGGGCATGTGTCACTGTGCATGTTGGTGTGGGTCTGAGCCCTGGGGTGGGCTTGCCCAGTCGGGGGGAACAGTGGGATTCCAAAAGACCTTCAGCTGTACCAACAGCGTAGGAGTATGGCTTTCTGCAGCCCTGGCTGCCCGCTTCCCAGGATGGGGACTTTGGGATCTGCATCTTACCAGGGACACGGAATGTTTTTCTTTGTGGTCACTGACGGTTGTGTTTCTTTTGCATGAGCCCTTTGGGGAAGGACTGGAGAGCTCCTCTTGTTTTCTTCCAGGACTACAACATCGATGAAGAAGCGGCGTTTCAGGCAGCCCTGACGCTGTCCCTCTCTGAGAACTGAAGGCGGCCCTGGCTGTCCCACGTGGAGGGACAAGAGGCTCGCTTGTTCCTCAGGCCTCCCCGCACCTTGATTTGAATTGCACCTTTTGTCACAAGGTGGAAATGTATTCCTTGCACTAGTTGAGCAGGCCGAGCCCAGGGGTCCGCCCTCAGCGCCCTCCCGGGAGGGGGGAATTGATGCACCTTTTATTGTTCGAAGGTTCGGCCGGTGAGCTCTCTCTTATGGCTAGAGTTGGTTTGGTGTTTGGAGACTCAGGCGATGCCTAAAGAGCAGCTGAATGGAGGGAGGGATGTTTGACTCTGGCAAACAGAGCATCctgttgtcttctttttttcctgaacacTGGTCTGGCTTTCATGGTTCTAAAGACTAGATGGAGAGCCCTGACTCTGTCATTGCTGATCCAGACAGGTTAGATCCATTTAAGGGGAGCAGAGAGGTGGGAGACCGGCAGAAGCCCTGCCCGGGAGGAATGTTTTCCAAAGCTCCTTCCTAACATCTAGCATCCAGTAAAATTTCCACCTTGCTCATTTGGTACCAGCTTTTGTGATACTTAGAGATTCCGGCATTTTTCTATATTAACCAGTGTGATAAtcttttcacattttatagaGTGAGAAAAAAGCAGTTACTCTTCATATTACAATATCTGTGTTTGACTAGGAACAATAGTATTTTTatggaacatttaaaaatatatatatttttaaaaaaacaaaataaaaaaattaacctaGTATAGGATCAGCATAGCAGGGATGATAGGGAGCCTGGGTAAGCCAGAACCAAACATGCTTGTGTGATTTTTGAGATGGCCATGTTCATtagattatttctatatttttaaaggttttcgCTGTGTCTGTTTACCTTTTCCTTATAAAAAGAGGCTCCCAGCTCCATGTGCAAGCAGTGATGCTACTGGGGTGTCAGGTACCAGGGCCTCAATGGATCTTCACAGCAGAGTTGCTCTCAGACTTAGGAGAAGACTAGACAAGAAGGGAAAATAGAGGTAAAGAGGTGCCCCGGTCCCCTTTGATCACCTTTCCAAAGAGATGACTGGAATTCTCAGGCAAAGGCTTGGGTGCAGCCTCACTGAATGAATGGGGTCTGTAGCCTCCCAATGAGTCAAGGGAGCAGCTGTGAGAAGCCATGGACCATTTTTCCTAGCTGATACCTGTGCTCAGCATTGGGATTTGGGAAGAAGTTCGTTAAGCTTTCTGGTTTGTTTACTGACGTAAattattgttgtctttttttaaaaaatgaaataaaaagtttcagAGCAACTACAGTCAGATGTGATTAAGTGCTGTTTTCTCCAAGAGTCAAAAGCATCTTGGGGAACTTGTCATCCACACTCACGGTGGACCTTAAATGAGGGAGAATGGTTCCCTACTTTAGGCAATAGCCAAGATTCCTTCTCCATGGTCTAGAATAGACAACTGGCTACCTTCTGCTCGAGCACCCCATCCCTTTGCTTTTGAATCGGTGCCTCTGTAAATGCTGTCTGCATTTGGTCATGGTTCTTCTAAAGCCATAAAGAATGAACCCCCTTAAACATTTGAGGATATCACCCATCCTGAGGACCCTTAGTTCTACAACAAATCAccatagaaaaatgaattaagtGCCTATGGAGGGAATCATAAAGATGGGAAACCAAGTAAGTATATAAGGTGTTGTATAATGAGTACCCAGAAGAAATCCTGTCCAGAGGCTTTTGGAGACTGAGGAATGAGACAGGTATGTGCCTGTCTCTGCCatagtatcttcatctgtaaaatgggcttggGAAtaccacctacctcccaggataaaaagagaaatatttataaagtactttgcaaaaatCTAAAAGTGTTGATATAGGTACATGTTCTCTAAGCCTGGGTCTTGCAGTGTGGCCTGCAGGGATCCTAATGGATAGTTCAGTGGGCCTTTGTTGTaggagtttgacaccactggccCGGGACACTTAATATCCAGAAGATTACAGCCCCTGACCTGTCCTCAGCACCTCTTCTCCCAGCCCATGATTAACTGCTGGGATGGGCCCTAGCCAGCCCAAAGACACAGCTCCCGGCTAAGAAGGTTACTTGGGCAGTGACAAGACAGCCACCAGCTTAGAGGCTGGCAGGAGAGCACCCAGCCTTACGCGTGGCAAAAGGTCTCCAGGGCAGAATGGAGTTTGGGGCTTGAAATAGAGCTCAACTCCACACACAGCCTCTGGACCACAGAAGTTATCCAGATATCTGCAGGGCACCTAAACTTGATGTGGGGCCAGAGAACTAAGGAATAGATGGGGTGGGGCAGGACCCCTGCAGGGGACAGGAAGAATTCCTAAAACTAAGTATTTCGAAATGCCTAAGGAAGGTCAGAAGAAACCTGAGGAACTCCATTAAAGTCAATGGGAAAATCTCAGCATTCAGTTGAGCCCAGAAGTCACAGGCTCACACAAAAGTCAGAGGAGAGCTAGGCTGGTGAGCCAAATGCTGGAGAGGCTGAGACTTTGAATCCCCCAAGAAATCTgaactttggagaaggaaagcatGGAATAAAAACTGTTGCTGAgtgacttaaaaaagaaataagaattattaaaGCAGGATTTTTGGCTTGCACACCAAAATGGGTagatttaaattttcaatgttgATGGCGAGTCTCACCAGAGAGGGGTTTCCCAAAACATGAAGAATGCAAATACAAAGGAAGTCAAGGACTATTGGAAGAGAAGCCAGCCCCTCctcccaaaacatttttttttaaaagtgctcATTTTCCAAGTAAAACATTGTTCTCAAAGACAGATGATCAAAGGGTTCTAGGTTTCCCAGAAGAGCatgcagaaaataaagaattgcCCCGTTGAAAGATTAGATAGCCCCTcggaaaattaaaaagcaaattaacatCGATATTGCAAGGTCTGCAATTATTAAAGATTAAATTTCATAATTCAATTAATTTAGAAGTAAGTTCTGCCAGCAATCTGGAGACTGGCTGTCAAATGCAGAGGAAtgattaaaataacaaaagatttcCACACATCCGAGAAGACCTAGAAGAGAATGTTTTGaagaacaataaattccaaatatAAACTGATTTATCCTGCAAGTTTGAGCTTATTTCTAGATAATGAAAGATGGACTTTTAATAATATAGAGGCTTTTGCAACATTCTTAGAAATAAAACTAAActtgaagaaattatttccttGAATATCATAGCAGAAAATCAAACAGGTGAATGAATGCCACAGGCCAGGACAGCACTAGTTAGACTCACAGCTGAGAGACCAataagaaagtcttttttttttaattaaagttttttattttcaatattcaaaatgctatgtttcaaatttttctccctcccccacccttagcaagtaatccaattatgTCAAATGTGCTGCAATTCTTATaagtatttccacaattatgctgcacaagaaaaatcagatcaaaaagggaaaaaaaaaaaaatgagaaaacaaaatgcaaacaaactaCAAccgaaaaggtgaaaatactaggcCGTGATCCTCAGTCTCCCCAGTCCTCTGGGTGCacatggttctctccatcacaagaccattggaactggcttgaatcacttcatttttgaaaagaaccaatTCCATCACAGTTATTCATCACATCTTGTTGTCATGTTCTTGTTCAATtatttacatcagttcatgtaagtctccaggttttcgaaatcatcctgctgattgtttcttatagaacaacattcatataccacaacttattcagccattctccaactgatgggcatccactcagtttccagttctttgccactacaaaaagggctgataaaaatgtttgtggcagtcctgtttgtagtggctagaagctggaaactgagtggctgcccatcaattggagaatggttggtaaattgtggtatgtgaatgttatggaatattattgttttgtaagaaacaccagcaagatgaatacagggAAGcttgagagaattacatgaatgatgctatgaaatgagcagaaccaagagatcattatatacgccaacaatgatactgtatgaagatgtaatctgatggaagcggatttcttgacaaagagacctaatctagtttcaattgatcaatgatggacagaagcagtacacccaaagaaaaaaagacactggaaatgaatgtaaactgtttgtatttttgtttttcttccggttattctaccttctgaatccaactctccctgtgcaaaagaaaactgtttggatctgcacacatacattgtatctaggatatactaggacatattcaatatatataagactgcttgccatctagggaggggtggagggtggaaggaaaaatcgaacagaagtgagtgcaaggataaaaaaaaattacccaggcatggattctgtcaataaaaaagttactataataaaaaaaaaaaaaaaaagagagagagagaaaaaaaaaaaaacaaaaagggctgatacaaacatttttgcacatgtgggtccttttctcttttttcttatctttgggatacagaccgaATAGAGACACTactgatcaaagggtatacactttttgaaagccctttgaacattgttccaaattgctctccagaatggttggatcagtttacaactccaccaataatgtattagtgtcccagttttcccatatccctttaatatttatcattgtcttttcctgtcatcttagccaaagttagtagtagtacctcagagttgtcttaattttcatttctctgatcaatagtgatttagagcatttcaaGAAACTTGTcttatggaagaagaaagaagagagaaatcagGTGGAGTTTATACTGAAGAAGCAAGCCTGGGGCATTATGGATAGAATCCATATAACCTGCCTACAAGTGAATCAAATatggggagagggggtggaggattGATTTTGCCAGATTGTTACAAAATGGTTCATAAAAGGGAGCAAAAGGTTGGAGAGGGATGAGTTATGTCTGGATCAAATCAAGGATTAGCAAATGAAGAGTAAGGTAATCCTTATAGAGGAACGGGTGAGGAGGTAAGGATTGGGAATGGAGGGGCGTCTTGCTTTGGTGATGGGAGTGGgttttattaatgaaaatattcctGTGGGTGAAGAGAGGTTCGGTGAAAGGCGATGTAGGGTCAAGTTTGGAGGATTGGGAAAGACCATTTGTCTTACCTCTGGAGGCAATGGGGATGAAGAATGTTGGGAGTGGTTTGGAGTTCTTATGGACAGTTAGCACCTGGAGGAATGAAAGGGTATGGATGGACTCAGGAAAATTTCgagtaaaataaggaaaagaaggtAATGAGAGGAAGGGTTGGACTATCTAAGCAGGAatgtggagggggtgggggagagcaCTACCGTGACAGTGTTCTCTGTCACCTGTGGGAATTGGCATTGTTCTGAGATTAGTTAGGTACAATAGAAAAGGGTAATCCGGTAGGCAAGCTGTACAAAGCAATTCCAGAAACTGTCTGGATGGAAGAGTCCAGTCTGAGTTTTGATTCTATAAGAAATACAGTGGATAGTGGAAGACTAGATAATTCTAGAGGTCTTGAAtgaaacccttttttttttttttttttttagaaaacggATCTGAAAACTGAAATTATGGGACTAAACATATTGCCGGAAAACAAACTAAAAGACTAGTGGCATCTTCTAAatgggattacaaaagaaatacatatttctCAGCACCACATGGAACTTCTACAAAATTGGTCAAGCACAGGGAGattgaaaacaaatgtaaaaagtagaaaatagcaAATACATCCTTTATAACTGTGACGCAATTAAAATGGCCATTGGTTCAAGGACCACATACAAAAGAGAGACCTATGTGAAGTTAATAATATTCTAACAAGTGTAGATCAAAGAACAGTCATAGATAAATCtatgaaagaaaattacaatattaTGACAACATATCAATATATATCTTGTATTCAACTAAAGCAGTCTTTGGGAAAGATTATATCCATGTAAACATattaacagaatagaaaaagaggactAATGAgctgaatatacatttttaaaaatgaaaaagcaacaaataagcaaatttaaaataagcacaggaaaaaaagattaaaaaaaccaaaaaagatatgactaaaaactttttaaaaagacaaaactgaTGAATCTTTAGCTACACCAATTAAAAGGAAGAGAGCAGAAGatcaaatcaacaaaatagtaaatgagaAAGGTAAAATTATAACAAAGCCAGAATTAAATCAGCAGAACATATTGCACAGTTATATGCCACAAAATTGAGAACACATCTTCAAACACAAAATACCCAAACCTTTAAGACCAGACAGACAGATCTTAAATAACCCAATctcagaagaggaaatatatcTAGCTGTAAAGGAAATGCCAAAGAAAAAACTGGTCCTGATGTATTCTTAAAAGAATTCTaacaacttttaaagaaaaatcaatatcaTACTTGACAAGTTATTTTCAAAAACTGAGCAAGAAAACACCCTGCCAAGATGACTTTTGTGAGACAAATATAGTCCTAGTACCTAAAGCACAGAAGTACAAATGTGGAAGGAAAACCATAATCCATTATAATTTATGAATATTGACTCAATTTTAAAACACAATCCTGTAAAACATACTACaatgatttatccaagaaataattcattaccacaagtgggatttataccagggaagCAAGAATGTTAGGAAAACAGTCAACATAATCATGAAAAACCAAAAcatcaaaaaccacatgatcaatgtgaatgacatttattttctcagcaatacaatgactaTGAAGgatggaaaatgatgaaaaatgatattcatcctcagagaaagaactgattgtgtctgaatacagattgagcttacttttttttgggggggaagacctatttttttttctcaacatgatttttatgaaaatattttgtataacttcacatgtgccttctcagtaggaagtgggaaggggaaagagaaagaatatggaactcaaacttttaaaaactaaatttttacCATATCcagggaaaaaattatttcacatgtaaaatattaaattttaaaaaattttaaaagatcatgtTAATAGGTGACAAAATATAAAAGCCATACAAAATGTAATAGAAAgacctttttaaatatatttttaaaatctatctaAAGCCTTTAAAAGCAAGCATTATATGCAATGAAGATATACTGGAATCTTTTCCAATAAATAGAAGATTGAATCATGGATATCTATTTTTCCCACTATTATTTGATAACGTTCTGGAAATAGCAACAGCaataagacaaagagaaagaaattaaagtcacaaaataggtaaagaagataaaattagttgatgatataatggtatacttggaaaatcctagagaatcaacaaagATACTAATCAAGACAATAAGTTCAACAAAGTTGCAGGCCacaaaataaactaaaacatCAGCAGCATTTCTACacaaaaataacctgaaaaacaaaaccagagagggaattccatttcaaatatctacaaattgtataaaatatctgagaattGACCTactcaaaccaaaacaaacaagacTTGCATAGAATCAATTAAAAGATAATAGTGAAATTGTTAGAGAAGTATTCAGTGctgaatcaatataataaaaatgacaatactacaaAGTTAATTTACACTTTCAATGCTAGTAGATACTTTGTAGAACTTGATAAAGTAATTACAAATTCatttgaataaacaaaaaatctagagtataaagggaaataatgaaaagaaatcagGATAAAGGGGGAATAGCTCTTCCAAACCTCAAACAgcattataaaacagcagtcattagtttgaaaatgttttacatgattgtacatatatagcctatattaaattgtttactatcttagggagagggaagaagaaaataaaaacaaacaaattaaatacataaaCTAGCAGTCAtcaaaccatctggtattggttaaaaaatagagagatggaTCAAGACTagacaagaaaaaattataatcaatgaGATTCAATAACCTAGTATTTAATAAagcagaaaaatgtaaattacttaGGGAAAAACTCcttatatgataaaaaaaaaagattgtagagaaaactggaaagcaatccATCAGGAATTAGGTTTAGCTCAACACCTTACTATATTCCATAATACATTCTAAATAGACTCATGACTttaatattatgaataatattttatttttcccaattttatacaaattttttaacatttgtttttaaaaatgttgtgttccaaattttctccttacCTCTCCCTAAGATAGTtaccaattttatatatattatatatgtacaatcaacACATGACCTTAATGTTAAAGATTACACAATAAAAATTTTGAAGAGAAACAGATCACATCATTTTCACAGTTCTCTCATTGGAAGTGAGAGATGCATAGGTGTTAGACATTGCACGTATTTTTGGACTTTTTCAGTGTATCAGTCAgtacttttttctccctttaaaaaatactatttgttatatgggatggttCTCAGGGAGAGAGAGGGCAAGCGATAGATGAGATGTTATGgtgacaattcttcaacattagtccttgcaaaaccttctgttccaatttcctctccctccccagatggcaagtagtccaatatatgaaATAACTTATTTAATAGAAAAAGCTTGAAGAAAAATACCATATACTCTTCACAGTTATGAGTAGATGTATTCTTAACCAAAGAATAGATGCAATTACAAAGGAtgaaatggataactttgataaCATAAAACTAAGAAACTTCTCTGcagacaaaattaatgcagagGACACAGACAATTGGGAGGTAactgaatagggaaaaaaatctttatctcaGATTTCTCTGCTAAAGACTTGGtagccaaaatatata harbors:
- the RNF166 gene encoding E3 ubiquitin-protein ligase RNF166 isoform X2 gives rise to the protein MAMFRSLVASAQQRQPPPAGAPASAPQPPAGPGAGGESGLEAQYSCPICLEVYHRPVAVGGCGHTFCGECLQPCLQVPSPLCPLCRMPFDPKKVDKASNVEKQLSSYKAPCRGCSKKVTLAKMRSHTSSCVKIQEQMASCPKFVPVVPTSQPIPCNIPNRSTFVCPYCGARNLDQQELVKHCMENHRSDPNRVVCPICSAMPWGDPSYKSANFLQHLLHRHKFSYDTFVDYNIDEEAAFQAALTLSLSEN
- the RNF166 gene encoding E3 ubiquitin-protein ligase RNF166 isoform X1 — translated: MPFDPKKVDKASNVEKQLSSYKAPCRGCSKKVTLAKMRSHTSSCVKIQEQMASCPKFVPVVPTSQPIPCNIPNRSTFVCPYCGARNLDQQELVKHCMENHRSDPNRVVCPICSAMPWGDPSYKSANFLQHLLHRHKFSYDTFVDYNIDEEAAFQAALTLSLSEN